The Thalassomonas actiniarum genome contains the following window.
CGCTGATGCGAATCAGACATGCATCACCTTGTTGCATTTTTTTCAATATCACACGCATTTTAACCAGAGGCAGAGGACATTTATCAGCGGTTGCATCGTATTCATATAACATAGGAAATAATTAAAACAGCACTTTTGTTTAATTATCTAATTTGCGACAATTGATTACAATCATCTAATGGTACTTATTAATAAAGAATTTAGTGAGCAGTACGAGAGCCCAATGAGTGAATTTTTAAAAGCCCCCGCCCTTAAAGAGATTAATGCCAATAAACGTAAACTCAACTGGGGGGAAGTGCCGGCTATTTATCATATGGTCTCCTCTTCTGTAGGCGAGCTTGACGGCATCTTAACCCATGGTTTTGACAGCTCATATAAACACCTGCTTAATCGTGACACCTGGAATATGGATTTACTCGGCGGTTATACCGATAAAGACGGCAAACCGGCGGTAAAAATTAAACCGCAGATCAGTCTCAAGCATGTTTTTAATGAAATGGGTTACGAGTTGCACTGCTTTCCGATGATTCAGGGGGAACGCCTTGACACCACCCTGCTGAAAAATCCCTGGTGCCCGTTCCTGGCCTGGATACCGGAAACCATGCGCCGGTTATTTCGTATTAACTCCCTGCCGGCTTTTATTATTTACTCTATGGATAACGGCGATGAAGCCGATTTGGAATTAATCAAATATGCCTATTTGAGGGTGGAGAACCTCATTGATATTTTAAGGGGATCTTTTGATATCATAGAAGTCGATGGTTTTAGCATCGCCGAGTTTTACCGTGATATTGAACGGCAAAAAACAAACGACACGGTCAATGAAATACGTGACATCAACTAAGCGGAAGACTATTTTGTTTACATTAAAACCCCTGTTAATCGCAATCGGCCTGACGGCTTTCACCGGACTTGCCAACGGCGAAGAAACCGATAAAAACCGGCTGCCGGAAATCGGTACCGCCGGCGGCAGTATTTTATCCCTGGATAAAGAGCAGCAAATAGGCGATGCCTTAAAACGTCAGCTCAGGGGCACTCAGCCGATCATCAATGATCCGGTTTTGATGGAATATATCAACGATCTCGGCAACCAGCTGGTGAAAAACGCCATCGACGTCAACTACCCTTTTGACTTTTTTCTCATCAACAACAAAGAACTTAACGCTTTCGCCTTTTTTGGCGGCCATGTCGGCGTTCACAGCGGTTTGCTGACCACCGCCGACAGCGAAAGCGAGCTGGCCTCGGTACTGGCCCATGAAATCTCCCACGTCACCCAAAGGCATCTGGCCCGGCGCTTAGAGTCCCAAAGCCGGAGCCAGCCGTTAACGACCGCGGGCATGATCTCCGGCGTATTGTTAACCCTGGTCAATCCCACGGTAGGTATGGCGGCGCTTTCCACCAGCATGGCGGCCCAACAACAGGCGGGCATTAACTATACCCGCGGCAATGAAAAAGAAGCGGATCGCGTCGGTATCGCGCTGCTCGCCAACAGTGATTTTGATCCTCAGGCGGCGCCGCAATTTTTTGCCAAAATGGCCGAGCAGTACCGCTATAAAAGCAAGCCGCCGGCCATGCTGTTAACCCATCCCCTGCCGGAGTCGCGTATCTCGGATGCCAGGCTAAGGGCACAGAACTTTGCCCCGAACCCCCAGGCTCCTAAGCTCAGCTTTGAACTGGCCAAGGCAAGGATCCAGGCCAGGTATGAAGGTAATCCTAAGGATAATATCAAACACTTTAACTACCTGATTGAAAAATCCAGGTACAAATTAAAGCCCGCCGCCGAATACGCCCTGGCGCTTTCTTATTTCGAAGACAAGCAATACCAGCAGGCAAAAACTATCCTTACCCGGTTATTTAAGCAAGATAAAACCAATTTGTTTTATGCCGACACCCTCAGCGATGTTTATATCCAGCTGAAAGAGTTTAAGCAAGGCATCAAGATGTTATCGGAATTAAACCTGTTAATGCCCAACAACCAGGTGGTGGCGCTCAACTATGCCAACCTGTTAATGGAGGCGAAAAAATATCAGCAGGCGGCCGATATTCTCAATGACTTCCTGTTGGTGAAACCGGACAACTTCCTCGCCTATGACCTGCTAACCTCAGTCTACCGCCGACACGGAAAAACCGCCTTAATGCATGTTAACCGCGCCGAAACCCTGGCACTGCTGGGTAATTACCAGCGGGCCATCGATGAGCTGCAAACCGGTTATGAATTTGCCGACGGCAAACCTTTGGTACAAAAACGCATCAAGGCCAGGGTATTGCAGTTCCAGGAGCAGGAAAACAGCCTGAAACGCTTATAATCATCCGGATATATTAACGAATTAACCTTTATGTCATAATGGCGTGTTATATAGCCATAAACATATTTATTGCAAAACCAAGAGATAAAAATTAAATGTTAACGATTTACCATAACCCTCGCTGTTCAAAAAGCAGACAAACCTTAGCCCTGATCGAAGACGCCAAGGCAGAGGTCAATATTGTCGAATACCTGAAAACCCCGTTAACCGAAGTGCAGATCAAAGAGCTGATGGCCCTGCTGTCGGTGCCTGCCATTGAGATGATGCGCACCAAGGAAGCGGAATTTAAAGAGCAAAACCTTAAAGGCGCCGACGAAGCGACCTTAGTTGCGGCGATGGCGGCCACCCCTAAACTGATCGAGCGTCCGATTGTCGTGGCAAACGATAAGGCGGTGATCGGCAGACCTCCTGAAAACGTACTGGCGCTGCTGCCTTAAAAAGGCCTTAGGTTTGTTTACAACACGATGAAGAAACAACAAAGGTTTTCAACCCCAACGTTGAAAAAAATAGCCCTTAGCGGCTATTTTTCATTACTGGTGCTGATGCCCCTGTGGCTGGTGGTATTAAACCCCAGCCAGGGATTAAGTCCGACATTATCCCTGGTGATGTTTACCCTGCCCCTGCTTTTTCCCATGAAAGGCTTATTGCAGGGTAATCCGTATACCTATGCCTGGTCGAACTTTATTGTCATGATCTATTATCTGCACAGCTTGACCACCTTATGGGTTTCCCCCGAAGATATGCTGTGGGCGGCACTGGAGTTTATCTTTGCCACTATGATGTTTCTTGGCGGCAGCTATTATGCCAAATATCGCGGTCAGGAATTAGGTCTGAGCATCAGGAAGAAAAAAGAACAAGAATAACCCTTTAGCTTGTTTTTAGTGAAGCAAAGGGATTATTAACCAAGTAAAAAAGTAAAGGATTAACCATGAAACAATTGCTACTGCCTGTATTAGTCACATGCCTGTTAAGCGGGTGTAACGGCTCATCTTCTTCGGATAACAGCAGCAACGGATCGGGCTCGTTTGTTGACCAGGACAATTATCAGCAAAATTCGCTGGTCGCCTTTGATGAGAATATCAAAGTCAACCAGGCCGTGGATTTGTTTTTATATTATCCGGGCCAGTCCGTCAGCAATGTTTTATGGCAGCAAACCAGCGGTGAGCCGGTGACCTTGTTAAGCAACACCAGCAAGGCCATCGCCTTTACCCCGCTTACCCCGGGAAATTACAGTTTCCAGGTCTCCTTTAACCTTAACGGTAATGTGCAAACCTTATCCCATAGCGTCAATGTCAGCGAAGCCGATAACTATATCAATGCCCGCCTCGGCCACGTGGTACAAGAAGGCAATAAAGTCTCCCTGCGCGCCGAAGTCGCCGCCGAGCTTGACAGCGCTAATATCCGCTGGCAACAAAAATCAGGCCCGAGCCTGAGCTTAACCGGCAGTTCGCTCACCGGGGATGTGGCGATCTTTTTTGACAGCCCAGAGGTGAGCCAGGATACTTTGATAGAATTTGATGTCTCGGTCACACAAAACGGCATCAGCTACCTCGATACCGTGGCAGTGTTAATTGAAGACAGCCCGGTTATCCCAAGTAATGCTTATTTTGAAGAGCGCCTGGCCAGTGTCTTTCCCTATCAGGCAAGCAGCGATTACGCCGATGACCTCGGACCTTGTCTTTATTCCAACCAGTTAAGCAGCTCCTGCACCTTAGGCCGCTTGCCCCTGATAGGACAGCAAACCCCAAATCCCGAGATAGACGACATCATGGACAGGGTCCTGGTATCCCATGCCTGGATGGGCGACAGATTCCGGGAGTTTTTACAAACCAAGGATCCCCATGGCGACTTTCGCAGCATGTTACAGGCCACCACAGGTATCGTGATCTCCTATGACATCCGCCCTTCTTTTTATTGGGCCGCCACCGGGGCAATTTACCTTGATGCCGATAATTTCTGGTTAACCGCCGATGAAAGAGACACCATCAACGCCGCACCGGATTATCGCAGCGATTTTGGCAAGGACCTACAATTTGCCATGCCCTGGCGGTATATCAAAAATAACGATTATGCCAGCGAATCGGTTGGGGCCGACAGCCGGGAAAGCCGCAGCAGCCAGGACGGCTTATACCGCTTAGCCGCCCTGATGTATCACGAGCTGACCCATGCCAATGATTTTTTCCCCAGCAGTGCATGGCACAGTTTTAATCTCAGTACCCGGATACTGGATGCGGCTTTAGCCTCAAGCACCCAGTCGGACCAACTCGCCGTGGCCTACCCGCTGCAAAGCGACAATATGCGCGCCCTGGCCCAGGTCAGTTTCGGCGACGGTAATGCCAGCAACACGCAAAAAGCCTACACTCCTGCGGATGTCAGCGGATTTTTCAGCGCCGATCAGGCAACCGATTTCTATAACTATGCTTCCGAGCGGGAAGATTATGCCATGTTGTTCGAAGAGCTGATGATGTTCAGCCGCTACGACATAGTACGTGATGTCGCCGTCACCAATCAGCCTGCCGGCGAGATGATTTTCGCCGGCGACTATATCGTCAACTG
Protein-coding sequences here:
- a CDS encoding sulfurtransferase TusA family protein, whose protein sequence is MLYEYDATADKCPLPLVKMRVILKKMQQGDACLIRISDKGSIKDIPKLLKKQGYPYNVRYISNAVLELHIKNR
- a CDS encoding M48 family metalloprotease, encoding MFTLKPLLIAIGLTAFTGLANGEETDKNRLPEIGTAGGSILSLDKEQQIGDALKRQLRGTQPIINDPVLMEYINDLGNQLVKNAIDVNYPFDFFLINNKELNAFAFFGGHVGVHSGLLTTADSESELASVLAHEISHVTQRHLARRLESQSRSQPLTTAGMISGVLLTLVNPTVGMAALSTSMAAQQQAGINYTRGNEKEADRVGIALLANSDFDPQAAPQFFAKMAEQYRYKSKPPAMLLTHPLPESRISDARLRAQNFAPNPQAPKLSFELAKARIQARYEGNPKDNIKHFNYLIEKSRYKLKPAAEYALALSYFEDKQYQQAKTILTRLFKQDKTNLFYADTLSDVYIQLKEFKQGIKMLSELNLLMPNNQVVALNYANLLMEAKKYQQAADILNDFLLVKPDNFLAYDLLTSVYRRHGKTALMHVNRAETLALLGNYQRAIDELQTGYEFADGKPLVQKRIKARVLQFQEQENSLKRL
- a CDS encoding DUF2069 domain-containing protein — encoded protein: MKKQQRFSTPTLKKIALSGYFSLLVLMPLWLVVLNPSQGLSPTLSLVMFTLPLLFPMKGLLQGNPYTYAWSNFIVMIYYLHSLTTLWVSPEDMLWAALEFIFATMMFLGGSYYAKYRGQELGLSIRKKKEQE
- the arsC gene encoding arsenate reductase (glutaredoxin) (This arsenate reductase requires both glutathione and glutaredoxin to convert arsenate to arsenite, after which the efflux transporter formed by ArsA and ArsB can extrude the arsenite from the cell, providing resistance.), giving the protein MLTIYHNPRCSKSRQTLALIEDAKAEVNIVEYLKTPLTEVQIKELMALLSVPAIEMMRTKEAEFKEQNLKGADEATLVAAMAATPKLIERPIVVANDKAVIGRPPENVLALLP